One window of the Shewanella khirikhana genome contains the following:
- a CDS encoding DUF3334 family protein: protein MSATQTVTSDDILLKLCHSVSHVLSHTSGSRVTHAAMVQNISRTRLRPDLGCFSIFDGGFSGLVVINFSAEAAVEIYRRYMLNMGMPESELAFSHTSDEVGNVMGELMNQILGDFISKVSKELQTSISQSQPKMLTINKELTISIDANLDEPIARRVSFRTESNHIFYLEFAMDKTEFVKTQEFELDEEFDPDSLLEEHGNGKSPWSQMASKGIVADDADDLLDELGI from the coding sequence ATGAGTGCAACCCAAACAGTAACTTCCGATGACATTCTGCTGAAGCTGTGCCACTCGGTGTCCCATGTGCTGTCCCACACCAGTGGCAGCCGGGTGACCCACGCAGCCATGGTACAAAACATCAGCCGGACTCGGCTTCGCCCCGATTTGGGCTGTTTCTCTATTTTCGATGGCGGCTTCTCCGGGCTGGTGGTGATTAACTTCTCCGCCGAAGCGGCCGTGGAAATTTACCGCCGTTACATGCTCAACATGGGGATGCCGGAGAGTGAACTGGCGTTCTCCCACACTTCCGATGAAGTGGGTAACGTGATGGGTGAGCTGATGAATCAAATCCTCGGCGACTTTATCAGTAAGGTTTCCAAGGAGCTGCAAACCTCCATCAGCCAAAGCCAGCCCAAGATGCTGACCATCAATAAAGAGCTGACCATCTCCATTGATGCCAACCTCGATGAGCCCATTGCCAGACGGGTATCGTTTCGCACCGAGAGCAACCACATCTTTTATCTTGAGTTCGCCATGGATAAGACAGAGTTTGTCAAAACCCAGGAATTTGAACTCGACGAAGAGTTTGACCCCGACTCACTGCTTGAAGAGCACGGCAACGGCAAGTCGCCCTGGTCGCAAATGGCCAGCAAGGGCATAGTGGCCGATGATGCTGACGATCTGCTCGATGAGCTTGGGATCTGA
- a CDS encoding ACT domain-containing protein — protein MRLTLAVHPELYTIHSFSPEASPPAEVFSQDMFFIGKTREELSVVVPSHMDLDSLECEPNWICLEVLGPLGFSMTGILSRISATLADVQISIFAISTFDTDYILVKKEKLPQALAALRKNGYQIIEYPERQP, from the coding sequence GTGCGCTTGACTCTGGCAGTTCATCCCGAGCTTTACACCATTCACAGCTTCAGCCCCGAGGCTTCGCCCCCGGCTGAGGTTTTCTCCCAGGACATGTTTTTTATCGGTAAAACCCGGGAAGAGTTGTCGGTGGTGGTGCCATCCCACATGGATCTTGACAGCCTCGAGTGCGAGCCCAACTGGATTTGTCTGGAAGTGCTGGGGCCACTTGGCTTCTCCATGACCGGCATTTTGTCGCGCATTTCGGCCACACTGGCGGATGTGCAGATCAGCATTTTCGCCATTTCTACCTTTGATACCGATTACATCCTGGTGAAAAAGGAAAAATTACCCCAGGCGCTGGCCGCCCTCAGGAAAAACGGATACCAAATCATCGAGTATCCCGAGCGCCAACCCTGA
- the ptsP gene encoding phosphoenolpyruvate--protein phosphotransferase, which yields MQVNGIAIKPGVTFGEALHLNHGHKPLDYRMLPIKRVPQQVKRLDDGLARLKEQLQTSLDALAPDSEAHALVEADLLYLDDPDLRDHIVDTITQLQFSACVSIERVFAHQASELEAMDDPYLAQRADDVRCLGKRLIQSVFGKIGAEPGKLTAPTILLAEDITPAEFATLPLENVAGIVLKSGGLTSHTAILARAAGVPALLSTPYSELGIVNGDALVIDGDSGTLFKNPASEVRSELERRAAESAAAREKLNAFRDRPAMTSDGHEVSLLANVGNLNDIVQVAGLGADGIGLLRTEFMLMHSDTLPDERTQYQLYCDALHALEGRVLTIRTLDVGADKELPCLCQAKEDNPALGMRGIRYTLANPALLKTQLRAVLRAANHGHIRLMFPMVTQVEELDAVMALIEDCKRELDDEEKGFGDISLGIVVETPAAVLNLPAMLPLLDFVSIGTNDLTQYAMAADRGNPCLAKDYPALSPAVLRLISMTLQSARSQDVKVSLCGEMGSDPTLVPLLLGLGFDEISVNVGALLEIKAAICAQDFKRCTQLAGQALMADRLSELVSCISGYK from the coding sequence ATGCAGGTTAACGGAATAGCCATCAAACCCGGTGTTACCTTTGGGGAAGCGCTGCATCTCAATCACGGCCACAAGCCGCTGGATTATCGGATGCTGCCCATCAAGCGGGTGCCGCAGCAGGTAAAGCGGCTCGATGACGGCCTGGCGCGCCTGAAAGAGCAGCTGCAAACCAGCCTCGATGCCCTCGCCCCCGACAGTGAAGCCCACGCCCTGGTCGAAGCCGACCTCTTGTATCTTGATGACCCGGATCTTCGCGATCATATTGTCGACACCATTACCCAGCTGCAATTTTCCGCCTGTGTCTCTATTGAGCGTGTATTTGCCCACCAGGCAAGCGAGCTAGAGGCCATGGACGACCCTTACCTTGCCCAGCGCGCCGACGATGTGCGCTGTTTGGGCAAGCGCCTTATTCAATCGGTATTTGGCAAAATTGGCGCCGAGCCCGGCAAACTCACTGCGCCCACCATTCTGCTCGCCGAAGATATCACCCCTGCCGAATTTGCCACCCTGCCGCTTGAGAACGTGGCCGGCATAGTGCTCAAGTCCGGCGGCCTTACCAGCCATACCGCTATTTTGGCCCGGGCCGCTGGCGTGCCGGCACTGCTGAGCACCCCCTACAGCGAGCTTGGCATTGTTAATGGCGACGCCTTGGTAATCGATGGTGACAGTGGCACCTTATTTAAAAATCCCGCCAGCGAAGTACGCTCTGAACTTGAGCGGCGCGCCGCCGAGAGCGCTGCCGCCCGGGAGAAACTAAACGCCTTTCGCGACCGTCCGGCCATGACATCTGATGGCCATGAGGTAAGCCTGCTCGCCAACGTAGGTAATCTCAATGACATAGTGCAGGTGGCAGGCCTTGGCGCCGATGGTATTGGCTTGCTGCGAACCGAATTTATGCTGATGCACAGCGATACCCTGCCAGACGAGCGCACCCAGTATCAGCTTTATTGCGATGCCCTGCATGCCCTCGAAGGCCGGGTGCTGACCATCCGCACTTTGGACGTGGGCGCCGACAAAGAGCTGCCCTGCCTGTGCCAGGCAAAAGAAGACAACCCGGCGCTGGGAATGCGCGGCATCCGCTATACCCTCGCCAATCCGGCACTGCTGAAAACTCAGCTCCGGGCAGTGCTCAGAGCCGCCAATCACGGCCATATCCGGCTGATGTTCCCCATGGTGACCCAGGTGGAGGAGCTCGATGCAGTCATGGCGCTGATAGAAGACTGCAAACGCGAGTTGGATGATGAAGAAAAGGGCTTTGGCGATATCAGCCTCGGGATCGTAGTGGAAACCCCGGCCGCGGTGCTCAACCTGCCGGCCATGTTGCCGCTGCTGGATTTTGTCAGCATTGGCACCAACGATTTAACCCAGTACGCCATGGCCGCCGACCGCGGCAATCCTTGCCTTGCCAAGGACTATCCGGCGCTGTCTCCGGCGGTACTCAGGCTTATCAGCATGACGCTGCAAAGCGCCCGCAGTCAGGATGTCAAGGTGTCGCTGTGCGGTGAAATGGGCAGCGATCCCACGCTGGTACCACTGCTGCTGGGGCTCGGATTTGATGAAATCAGCGTCAACGTCGGCGCTCTGCTTGAAATCAAAGCGGCTATTTGCGCCCAGGATTTCAAGCGTTGCACTCAGCTTGCCGGTCAGGCACTGATGGCCGACCGATTATCTGAGTTGGTGTCCTGTATAAGTGGCTATAAATAA
- a CDS encoding methyl-accepting chemotaxis protein, whose product MISLLRKFTILQRLILMLALAALGTVCFAAFNIKEQYNNLETQKWLQNDGQLDTALSLIDAHNAQVQRGDIKLDDAKREVAELLSLAHYGNGGYFLVVDADGTVLAAGGQSHLQGHKLADKALQQLIAKARSAGKATAALDAINPDTRKQGEQLAEARFYSPWQWSVITGAFVADINEAMETAIWHTLIIMMLISTPLFALFMALNHSITSPLERAIAAMEDIADGDGDLGARLDTRGKDEVARLAAAFNRFAEKIGFLIKDIKPMGAELSEDASALTHAVATANQSGERIHRETESVAAAIHEMLATSHEMAQNTQQAADSASKVQLQAEDSQSLMSQTVHQTEVLVDKLKAAEQTTARLSAASGQIGSILDVIRSIAEQTNLLALNAAIEAARAGAHGRGFAVVADEVRALANRTQDSTNEIQKIISEIQTGIGEVTQSNSANQELSVTLQRRARQAGDAMDAILSLIAHINDMNTQLASATEEQSLVTEEINRNISNISEQMQMSVQSSDSNSRAASSLQSISGALAKALSQFKV is encoded by the coding sequence ATGATTTCCTTGCTCAGAAAGTTCACCATTTTGCAGCGGCTGATCCTGATGTTGGCGCTCGCGGCGCTGGGCACTGTGTGTTTTGCCGCCTTCAATATCAAAGAGCAGTACAACAACCTTGAAACCCAGAAATGGTTGCAAAACGACGGCCAGCTGGACACAGCGCTGTCGCTGATTGATGCCCATAATGCCCAGGTGCAGCGGGGTGATATCAAGCTGGACGATGCCAAGCGTGAAGTGGCTGAGCTGTTAAGCCTCGCCCACTACGGTAATGGTGGCTACTTTCTGGTGGTCGATGCCGACGGTACTGTGCTGGCAGCCGGCGGTCAGTCGCACCTTCAGGGCCATAAGCTTGCCGACAAGGCACTGCAACAACTCATTGCCAAGGCCCGCAGCGCCGGTAAAGCCACGGCGGCGCTGGATGCCATCAATCCGGACACCCGCAAGCAGGGTGAGCAGCTTGCCGAAGCGCGGTTTTACAGCCCCTGGCAGTGGTCGGTTATCACCGGCGCCTTTGTTGCTGATATCAATGAGGCCATGGAAACCGCCATCTGGCACACCCTTATCATTATGATGCTCATTTCAACGCCGCTGTTTGCCCTATTCATGGCGCTGAATCATTCAATTACCTCGCCGTTGGAACGTGCCATCGCCGCCATGGAAGACATCGCCGATGGCGATGGCGATCTGGGCGCCCGCCTCGATACCCGCGGCAAGGACGAAGTGGCGCGTCTTGCGGCCGCTTTTAACCGCTTTGCCGAAAAAATCGGTTTCCTTATCAAGGATATCAAGCCGATGGGCGCGGAGCTGTCAGAAGATGCCAGCGCCCTCACCCATGCGGTGGCCACCGCCAATCAAAGTGGCGAGCGCATTCACCGCGAAACCGAAAGCGTGGCCGCCGCCATTCATGAAATGCTGGCCACCAGCCATGAAATGGCCCAAAACACCCAGCAGGCCGCCGACTCAGCCTCCAAGGTGCAGTTGCAGGCCGAAGACAGCCAAAGCCTGATGAGCCAAACCGTGCATCAAACCGAGGTGCTGGTTGACAAGTTAAAGGCCGCCGAGCAAACCACAGCGCGCCTCAGCGCCGCATCCGGGCAGATTGGCAGCATTCTGGATGTCATTCGCTCAATTGCCGAGCAAACCAACCTGCTGGCGCTGAACGCAGCCATTGAAGCCGCCCGCGCCGGTGCCCATGGCCGCGGCTTTGCGGTGGTAGCCGATGAAGTGCGGGCGCTGGCCAACCGCACCCAGGACTCCACCAACGAGATCCAGAAAATCATCTCAGAAATCCAAACCGGCATCGGTGAAGTCACCCAATCCAACAGCGCCAATCAGGAACTGTCGGTTACCCTGCAACGCCGTGCCCGTCAGGCTGGCGATGCCATGGATGCCATTTTGTCGCTGATAGCCCATATCAACGACATGAACACCCAGCTTGCCAGTGCCACCGAAGAGCAGTCGCTGGTGACCGAAGAGATAAACCGCAACATCAGCAATATCTCCGAGCAAATGCAGATGTCGGTACAAAGCAGTGACAGCAACAGCCGCGCCGCCTCCTCGCTGCAATCCATTAGTGGCGCGCTGGCCAAGGCGCTGAGTCAGTTTAAAGTCTGA
- a CDS encoding HPr family phosphocarrier protein, with protein MYEKIVTITAPHGIHTRPAALLVKEAKSFGCDVIVECNGKQASAKSLFKLQTLGLYQGVSVRVFAQGPEAEEAVEKVSALLVTLS; from the coding sequence ATGTACGAAAAAATCGTCACCATCACAGCCCCCCATGGGATCCATACCCGCCCTGCCGCCTTACTGGTTAAGGAAGCCAAGTCGTTTGGATGTGACGTGATAGTCGAGTGCAATGGCAAACAGGCCAGTGCCAAAAGCCTGTTCAAGCTGCAAACCCTCGGCTTATATCAGGGGGTTAGCGTGCGGGTATTCGCCCAGGGCCCCGAAGCCGAAGAAGCGGTGGAAAAGGTCTCGGCGCTGCTGGTTACCTTAAGCTAA
- a CDS encoding LacI family DNA-binding transcriptional regulator — MANKATSIDIAYRAGVSQSTVSRALRDSPLVSEETKERIKAIARELNYKVDKNASNLRTQNSHTLALLLCEDPTNDDSLINPFFLSMLGSITRATAKQGYDLLISFQQLSSDWHADYEDSNKADGIILLGYGDFVDYEHKLERLLSQNTHFVIWGAEHNKSSVASVACDNQQGGLIATEHLISLGRREFAFLGDASSHSPEFRDRYLGHVRALKNAGLAVDKRRQVDAISTENAGFEAANMLIRKGAHFDAIFAASDLIAVGAIRALKEAGLRVPEDVAVVGYDDIPVASFANPPLTTIKQNTQLAGEMLVESLLKLIRGEKVPPKLIPTSLVVRKSCGIDL; from the coding sequence ATGGCAAACAAAGCGACCTCCATCGATATCGCCTACCGGGCCGGGGTTTCCCAGTCCACGGTGTCCCGCGCGCTGCGCGACAGCCCCCTTGTGAGTGAAGAGACCAAAGAGCGGATCAAAGCCATCGCCCGCGAGCTCAACTACAAGGTAGATAAAAACGCCAGTAACCTGCGCACCCAGAACAGCCACACGCTGGCGCTGCTGTTGTGTGAAGATCCCACCAATGATGACTCGCTCATCAATCCGTTTTTCCTGTCGATGCTGGGCTCCATTACCCGTGCCACGGCCAAGCAGGGCTACGACCTGCTGATCTCGTTTCAGCAGCTCTCAAGCGACTGGCACGCCGACTACGAAGACAGCAACAAGGCCGACGGTATCATACTGCTGGGCTATGGTGACTTTGTGGACTACGAGCACAAGCTGGAGCGGCTGTTATCGCAAAACACCCACTTTGTCATTTGGGGCGCTGAGCATAATAAATCCTCGGTGGCGTCGGTGGCCTGTGATAATCAGCAGGGCGGTTTGATTGCCACCGAGCACCTTATTTCCCTCGGCAGGCGCGAATTTGCCTTTTTGGGTGATGCCTCAAGCCACAGCCCCGAATTCCGTGACCGTTACCTTGGGCACGTACGGGCGCTGAAAAATGCCGGTCTTGCGGTGGATAAACGCCGTCAGGTGGATGCCATCAGCACCGAGAATGCCGGCTTTGAAGCCGCCAATATGCTGATCCGCAAGGGTGCACACTTTGATGCGATTTTCGCCGCCAGCGATCTGATTGCCGTCGGTGCCATTCGCGCCCTTAAAGAAGCGGGGCTCAGGGTGCCGGAAGATGTGGCCGTGGTAGGGTACGATGATATTCCGGTGGCGAGTTTTGCCAATCCGCCGCTGACCACCATCAAGCAAAATACCCAGCTTGCCGGTGAAATGCTGGTGGAGTCACTGCTTAAACTGATCCGCGGCGAAAAAGTACCGCCAAAACTCATTCCTACCAGTTTGGTGGTGCGAAAGTCCTGCGGCATCGACCTTTGA